In one window of Pseudodesulfovibrio sp. JC047 DNA:
- a CDS encoding GDP-mannose 4,6-dehydratase produces MRSYHHTYGLSTLITNCSNNYGPRQFPEKLIPLVFINALAGKLLPVYGDGQNIRDWLYVADHCTAIAAVFERGTPGQTYNVGGKCEKVNLDIVKMVCGSLDEICSSVDGDPREGLITFVKDRPGHDFRYAINCDKIESELGWTPLRHLIRAW; encoded by the coding sequence GTGCGCTCATATCATCACACATACGGCCTGTCCACCCTGATCACCAATTGTTCCAACAATTACGGCCCACGACAGTTTCCTGAGAAGCTTATTCCGCTGGTATTTATTAATGCCTTGGCTGGAAAGCTGCTGCCGGTCTACGGTGATGGGCAAAACATCCGCGATTGGCTGTATGTGGCTGATCATTGTACTGCCATTGCTGCCGTTTTTGAGAGGGGTACCCCTGGCCAGACATACAATGTCGGTGGCAAATGTGAAAAGGTAAACCTCGACATCGTAAAGATGGTTTGTGGGTCCTTGGATGAAATCTGCTCCTCGGTTGATGGCGATCCGCGTGAGGGATTGATCACTTTTGTTAAGGATCGTCCTGGGCATGACTTTAGATATGCAATCAATTGTGACAAAATAGAGTCCGAGCTTGGGTGGACCCCTCTGAGACATTTGATTCGGGCATGGTGA
- a CDS encoding glycosyltransferase family 2 protein yields MSTNISTFVLILNYNGLKFNKFCIDSILKQDVKNIKILFLDNGSKDGSLEACKRDFGNSVTYIDNKKNLYFAAGNNVGIKYALDAKADYIFVLNNDTICSADCIQKLTDFMEANPKTGACQPLLVEMDNPDRIASAGCIVSLTGRAWDAKMGEQASMLPLSPIKTFGVTGGAMFLRAEALRQVGMFDESYQMYFEDVELSFRLTLAGYDLHVVPNTRVRHVVAGSSSKISTQRIYFCERNAYRLVGTYFPKKIRRLSLLMNLLFLAPAAILLNVLHKKPDCSLAVFKAMKEGCKQLTSLPPRTNPQAEALITSAIETKTIVPPIRKSRKSS; encoded by the coding sequence ATGTCCACCAACATATCAACCTTCGTCCTAATCCTGAATTACAATGGGCTCAAATTCAATAAATTCTGCATAGATAGCATCCTTAAGCAGGATGTGAAAAATATAAAAATTCTGTTTCTTGATAACGGATCCAAGGACGGCTCACTTGAGGCGTGCAAGCGTGATTTTGGAAACTCGGTGACGTATATCGACAACAAGAAAAACCTCTACTTTGCAGCTGGGAACAACGTCGGCATCAAGTACGCACTGGATGCCAAGGCTGACTACATATTTGTTTTGAATAACGATACTATTTGTAGCGCAGATTGCATCCAAAAGCTGACTGATTTTATGGAGGCCAATCCCAAAACCGGCGCATGCCAGCCGTTATTGGTTGAAATGGACAATCCGGATCGAATTGCTTCTGCTGGGTGCATCGTGTCTTTAACTGGCAGAGCATGGGATGCGAAAATGGGTGAACAAGCATCAATGCTTCCCCTTTCGCCGATAAAGACTTTCGGAGTAACAGGAGGAGCGATGTTTCTCCGTGCCGAGGCTCTTCGACAGGTCGGAATGTTCGACGAATCTTACCAAATGTATTTTGAAGATGTGGAATTGTCCTTCCGACTCACCCTTGCCGGATACGATCTTCATGTCGTTCCGAACACCAGGGTGCGACACGTTGTTGCCGGAAGTTCTAGTAAGATCAGTACTCAGCGCATTTACTTCTGTGAGCGCAATGCCTATCGCTTGGTAGGCACATATTTTCCTAAAAAAATAAGGAGGCTTTCCCTGCTGATGAATCTTCTTTTTCTCGCTCCCGCAGCAATACTGCTGAACGTTTTACACAAAAAGCCAGACTGTAGCTTGGCTGTCTTCAAAGCAATGAAAGAGGGGTGCAAGCAACTCACATCCCTCCCTCCTCGCACGAACCCTCAAGCAGAGGCTTTGATTACTTCTGCCATCGAAACAAAGACCATCGTTCCGCCGATCAGAAAATCAAGAAAAAGTTCGTGA
- a CDS encoding IS3 family transposase (programmed frameshift) gives MKKSRYSDSQILSILKQAENGVPVVELCREHGMSSATFYKWRSKYGGMDASLMARMKELEKENRLLKRMYAEEKMNAEVVAEALGKKLVRPSRRREMAKKAVKRKRLNIRQSCKAFDISQTCYRYEPKLSAENERVADWLIRLTTNQRNWGFGLCFLYLRNVKKFGWNHKRVYRIYCELELNMRIKPKKRLVREKPEPLAQPKAINQAWSMDFMHDQLRDGRSYRLFNVIDDFNREGLGIEMDFSLPADRVIRSLEQIIEWRGMPQAIRCDNGPKYISHRLQVWAKKKDIRFDYIQPGKPQQNAYVERFNRTVRYDWLNQYLFKSIQEVQEHATKWLWTYNNERPHLALGGIPPRARLTEVA, from the exons ATGAAGAAGTCCCGTTATTCCGACAGTCAAATTTTGAGTATTTTGAAGCAGGCCGAAAACGGCGTGCCCGTGGTTGAGCTTTGCCGTGAACACGGTATGAGTAGCGCTACCTTCTATAAATGGCGTTCCAAATATGGCGGCATGGACGCTTCTCTGATGGCTCGCATGAAGGAGCTGGAGAAGGAAAACCGACTTCTCAAGCGCATGTATGCCGAAGAAAAGATGAACGCCGAAGTCGTTGCAGAGGCACTTG GCAAAAAACTGGTAAGGCCATCTCGTCGCCGCGAGATGGCCAAAAAAGCCGTGAAAAGGAAACGGTTAAATATTCGGCAGTCCTGTAAAGCTTTCGACATTAGCCAGACATGCTACAGGTACGAACCAAAATTGTCGGCCGAGAATGAACGTGTGGCGGATTGGCTTATTCGTCTGACCACCAATCAGCGCAACTGGGGATTCGGACTATGTTTTCTATACCTGCGTAACGTCAAAAAGTTTGGCTGGAATCACAAACGCGTGTACCGGATTTATTGCGAACTGGAATTAAACATGAGAATCAAGCCTAAAAAACGTCTAGTACGCGAGAAGCCTGAACCGCTCGCCCAACCTAAGGCGATCAACCAAGCGTGGTCTATGGATTTCATGCACGACCAGTTGCGGGATGGCCGCAGCTATCGATTGTTCAATGTGATTGACGACTTTAACCGGGAAGGCTTGGGCATCGAAATGGACTTTTCATTGCCAGCTGATCGGGTGATCCGCTCCTTGGAACAAATCATTGAATGGCGTGGTATGCCACAGGCAATTCGTTGCGACAATGGTCCTAAATATATTAGCCATCGGCTTCAGGTTTGGGCGAAGAAAAAGGATATCCGGTTTGATTACATCCAGCCAGGCAAGCCACAGCAAAATGCATATGTTGAACGATTTAATCGGACTGTGCGTTATGACTGGCTCAACCAATATTTGTTTAAAAGCATACAAGAGGTTCAGGAGCATGCCACCAAGTGGCTTTGGACATACAACAATGAACGACCGCATCTTGCCCTTGGGGGGATCCCCCCAAGGGCAAGACTGACCGAGGTAGCGTAG
- the tnpA gene encoding IS200/IS605 family transposase has translation MKCNSSLCHTKWDCKYHIVWIPKYRRKVLFGKLRNYLGDVFHKLAAQRESKILEGHLCVDHVHMYIAIPPKYAVSQVVGYIKGKSAIHIAREVQGRAKGFAGQSFWARGYYVTTVGRDEKVIREYIRKQEHEDKRIEQLKFRL, from the coding sequence ATGAAGTGCAATTCAAGCCTATGTCATACAAAATGGGACTGCAAGTACCATATCGTCTGGATACCTAAGTATCGGCGTAAAGTGCTGTTTGGAAAGCTGAGAAACTACTTGGGTGATGTGTTCCATAAGTTGGCAGCACAACGAGAAAGCAAAATACTGGAAGGGCATCTATGTGTCGATCACGTGCACATGTATATTGCAATTCCGCCTAAGTACGCTGTGTCCCAGGTGGTTGGTTATATAAAAGGTAAGAGTGCAATCCACATAGCACGAGAAGTCCAAGGTCGGGCAAAAGGATTTGCAGGGCAGAGCTTCTGGGCGCGTGGTTACTATGTAACGACAGTCGGTCGAGACGAAAAAGTGATAAGGGAATACATCCGCAAGCAAGAGCACGAGGACAAGCGGATAGAACAACTGAAATTCCGCCTTTAG
- a CDS encoding phage virion morphogenesis protein, whose product MAAPAELGGLSLGLVDKGASGLMGSIGYEASTNDVVWGTNKVYARIHQLGGETGRGHAVTLPERPYIGISEDDIDEARAILADHLVGVLGGSK is encoded by the coding sequence ATGGCCGCCCCAGCAGAGCTGGGGGGTCTCTCATTGGGACTAGTCGATAAGGGGGCTAGTGGTCTGATGGGAAGTATAGGTTACGAGGCCAGCACCAATGATGTCGTGTGGGGAACCAACAAAGTTTATGCCCGCATTCATCAGCTGGGCGGCGAAACCGGACGCGGCCACGCTGTCACGCTCCCCGAACGCCCATACATAGGCATTTCCGAAGACGACATTGACGAAGCCCGCGCCATCCTCGCCGATCATCTTGTGGGTGTGCTCGGAGGTTCAAAATGA
- a CDS encoding DUF2586 domain-containing protein translates to MNDVIEYLVDGTSGLAPGSVSGTALIAGVCSKGEIGKGYLLGKRSDLNGLLGVGPLVDRLRDIFATGGQEPVVIAVPIEGMPGGYIGNVKHTGTGPDALTSGLGSTNADAMVQIVVAGQLGTATYKLSLDGGKTWKNATATPANGQIALGESGAYLVLDDGAHVKDDTYAVIIRGPIGPVEKIGNGPDLTVTGTVKAGTELCLLVTSAGGRNTSTYQLSEDGGDNWGSIRTIPVDGTIPVLSTGVTITMPDEALNLGTEYQCRLNAPTPSITTVMTALEKPLSLYDMEFVYIVGPSDSVDWAACGAKADELWNLHRPTYFKTEFRLPHDGEDLNDWVAAWLAERAKYANRFVQNIVAFGEVSDTTGQRRERNWGGLQVGRVLSIPVHRATGRVLDGGISQGVLPEGWTEGHQFALEKAGACTAKTYAGLKSPYWGDSRTLADATSDFQYEEVVRVTFKAVRLARIAALKGLYNEAGDPAAEGGASGLEYLKGSIENALDTMTKAKPKEMVDYIITIPPGQDIANNGVAVEQELIGIPIIRKIKLFTSYTYAGSKFDPRIKEVA, encoded by the coding sequence ATGAATGATGTCATTGAATATCTGGTCGACGGAACCAGCGGCCTCGCCCCCGGCAGCGTCTCCGGCACCGCGCTCATCGCCGGTGTCTGCTCCAAAGGCGAAATCGGCAAGGGCTACCTACTCGGCAAGCGCAGCGACCTGAACGGCCTGCTCGGTGTCGGTCCTCTTGTGGATCGTCTCCGCGACATATTCGCCACCGGCGGACAGGAACCCGTGGTTATCGCCGTGCCGATCGAAGGTATGCCCGGAGGCTACATCGGCAACGTCAAACACACAGGCACCGGCCCGGACGCACTGACAAGCGGCCTCGGCAGTACCAATGCGGACGCCATGGTCCAGATCGTGGTTGCCGGTCAACTCGGAACCGCCACATACAAACTGTCGCTGGATGGCGGCAAGACATGGAAAAACGCCACGGCCACTCCCGCCAACGGGCAGATCGCACTCGGCGAATCCGGTGCCTATCTGGTTCTGGACGATGGCGCACACGTCAAAGACGACACCTATGCCGTCATTATTCGCGGCCCCATCGGTCCAGTGGAAAAGATCGGCAATGGTCCCGACCTGACCGTCACCGGCACAGTCAAAGCCGGAACCGAACTCTGCCTACTGGTCACCAGCGCGGGAGGCCGCAACACCAGCACCTATCAACTCTCTGAGGACGGCGGCGACAACTGGGGTTCCATCCGCACCATTCCGGTGGACGGCACGATCCCGGTCCTTTCCACCGGCGTGACCATCACCATGCCGGATGAAGCCTTGAACCTCGGCACCGAATACCAGTGCCGACTCAACGCGCCCACTCCCTCCATCACGACAGTCATGACCGCATTGGAAAAACCGCTATCTCTGTATGACATGGAATTTGTCTACATTGTCGGGCCGAGCGATTCCGTGGACTGGGCAGCCTGTGGAGCCAAGGCGGACGAACTCTGGAACCTACACCGGCCCACCTACTTCAAAACCGAATTCCGTCTGCCACATGACGGCGAAGACCTGAACGACTGGGTGGCCGCATGGCTGGCCGAACGTGCCAAGTATGCAAACCGTTTCGTGCAGAACATCGTCGCCTTTGGAGAGGTATCGGACACCACTGGTCAGCGCAGGGAACGCAACTGGGGCGGCTTACAGGTCGGACGTGTGCTGTCCATCCCCGTACACCGTGCAACCGGACGCGTTCTGGATGGCGGCATCAGTCAGGGCGTTCTGCCCGAAGGCTGGACCGAAGGGCATCAGTTTGCCTTGGAAAAGGCCGGGGCCTGCACGGCCAAGACCTACGCGGGGTTGAAATCTCCCTATTGGGGTGATTCCCGTACTCTGGCCGATGCAACCAGCGACTTCCAATATGAGGAAGTCGTGCGAGTCACCTTCAAGGCGGTTCGTCTTGCCCGTATCGCGGCCCTCAAAGGATTGTACAACGAAGCAGGCGATCCGGCGGCTGAAGGCGGCGCATCTGGTCTTGAATACCTCAAAGGCAGCATTGAAAATGCCTTGGATACCATGACCAAGGCCAAGCCCAAGGAAATGGTGGATTACATCATCACCATCCCGCCGGGGCAGGATATCGCCAACAACGGCGTGGCCGTGGAACAGGAGCTGATCGGCATTCCCATCATCCGCAAGATCAAGCTCTTCACGAGCTACACCTATGCCGGGTCCAAATTCGACCCGCGAATCAAAGAGGTGGCATAA
- a CDS encoding AAA family ATPase, translated as MLRSIELDSFKAFGTATSIPLAPITLLYGQNSSGKSSILQSLNMLKQTRESRDSGAVLLPRSKNGVVDLGSFQELVFDHDLDRSFSIKLEYDWEKPIYHPIRRVIKNIGEKSSVKITFSRPTQEDEVSISSIDFYTGDGKIFASFEPAEATKEMKRDLIPYRMERRIPLAAITVAKCSYLTRDAMLWESGFEFSQNNKENIIDALQNSLNRQDYKNNEQHSLLTDDLYETTKDELSQLRKALRFYQSNFSLEDYIERMHFFESKSFIGLDGFIPFGAPTNSWSAPEIRYFKSIRGESLTLNVGRIATFSGRVLDSTLERVFPLGPFRRPPERWYLFTGSNPRDVGYRGDLMPDLLFRKPKVLRETNEWLKRLDIGYKIKIVPLAKRVSDLFEVRLVDTRRSKEVEVCLSDVGFGISQLLPFVVQSLAANNQVITIEQPEVHIHPRLQADLGDLLVEAISSRRDNQFIIETHSEHLVLRIQKLIRNKQLTPNQVSVLAVHRGKEGSEVRKLRLDEQGDFIDEWPGGFFPERLNELL; from the coding sequence ATGCTTCGATCTATCGAATTGGACAGCTTCAAGGCATTTGGGACGGCAACCTCAATTCCTCTTGCCCCAATTACGCTTCTTTATGGTCAGAACAGTTCTGGGAAGAGTTCCATTTTACAGTCATTAAATATGCTGAAACAGACTAGAGAAAGTCGCGACTCAGGGGCTGTTCTTCTTCCAAGAAGTAAAAATGGAGTAGTTGATCTTGGTAGTTTTCAAGAATTAGTTTTTGATCATGATTTAGATCGCAGCTTTTCAATTAAACTCGAATATGATTGGGAGAAGCCCATATATCACCCCATACGTCGAGTTATAAAAAACATTGGTGAAAAATCATCCGTTAAAATTACATTCAGTCGCCCGACCCAGGAGGATGAGGTTTCAATTTCCTCAATTGATTTCTACACAGGAGATGGAAAGATCTTTGCTTCCTTCGAACCAGCTGAAGCGACGAAAGAAATGAAAAGGGATCTTATTCCGTATAGAATGGAGAGGCGCATTCCTCTTGCTGCTATAACCGTAGCGAAATGTAGTTACCTAACTCGCGATGCGATGTTGTGGGAGTCCGGGTTCGAGTTCTCACAGAACAATAAAGAAAACATAATCGACGCACTACAAAATTCACTGAATAGACAAGACTACAAAAACAATGAGCAACATAGCCTTCTTACAGATGATCTTTACGAAACAACTAAAGATGAACTTTCACAACTGAGGAAGGCCCTCCGTTTTTATCAAAGTAATTTTTCATTAGAAGATTACATCGAACGGATGCATTTCTTTGAATCAAAAAGTTTTATTGGCCTTGATGGCTTTATTCCCTTCGGTGCGCCCACAAATAGTTGGAGTGCCCCTGAAATCAGATACTTCAAAAGCATTCGAGGAGAGAGCCTTACGTTAAACGTTGGGAGAATTGCCACATTCTCTGGGCGAGTGTTGGATTCAACTTTAGAACGAGTTTTCCCTCTTGGTCCTTTTAGGCGTCCTCCTGAACGATGGTATCTATTTACTGGCTCAAACCCTCGAGATGTCGGCTACCGTGGCGATTTGATGCCTGATCTTCTTTTTCGAAAGCCGAAAGTACTTAGAGAAACCAACGAATGGCTTAAGCGTTTAGATATTGGGTATAAAATAAAAATTGTCCCTCTCGCAAAACGAGTGAGCGATCTTTTCGAAGTGCGACTCGTAGACACAAGGCGTAGTAAAGAGGTGGAAGTATGCTTATCCGATGTTGGATTTGGGATTAGTCAGTTGCTTCCATTTGTTGTTCAAAGTCTTGCCGCGAATAATCAAGTCATTACGATTGAGCAACCTGAAGTTCATATCCATCCAAGGCTTCAGGCCGACTTAGGTGACTTACTTGTCGAAGCAATATCATCTCGGAGAGATAACCAGTTCATAATTGAAACCCACAGTGAGCATTTAGTATTGAGGATACAAAAGTTAATTAGGAATAAGCAATTGACGCCAAACCAAGTCTCTGTTTTGGCTGTCCATAGAGGAAAAGAAGGTTCCGAAGTTCGAAAGCTGCGACTGGATGAACAAGGAGACTTCATAGATGAATGGCCTGGCGGATTTTTCCCTGAACGTTTAAACGAGTTACTGTAG
- a CDS encoding phage tail tape measure protein has product MEIFSVMASMSLIDMITAPLRSIGAQMNVTNKAAASLSSGALALAKSLLPIALAAGILLAALAPCVSTAADFEAAMANVGAVSRATPVEMRELSGAARELGATTAWSAMQVAEGQKYLAMAGFSVRENIAALPAVLNMASAGTTELGRAADISSDILSAFNMEAAQMPRVADTLTAAFTTSNTSLELLGETMKYVAPVAEKAGVSLEGTAAMAGLLGNVGIKGSQAGTALRAMLNGLAAPSSEAAKSIAALGITTTDAMGNLRNPITILGDMAKATESMGSAQKMAFTKTVFGTEAMSAVLALFDQAGAGGITEYAKQLSAAGTAAEVAARQNDNLAGDQKALGSAFESLQITIGSLFLPAMRGLAHATTWVVRGLDVLAGSPVGKFLLTTAAVLGVTVIAVTLMSGAVWAGTAAWAAFNLVILANPIGIIVLAIVGLVTALIALYNHCDTARELMDNFATGVSMAWKNIKGIASAIGDFFSILSGVGVMGVFAYYFTDIYNAAGDLWDRLTSLFDFDLTESGRKLFMTLANGIKSVITAPYDLVKAGLSKVRQLLPFSDAHEGPLSALTLSGTRIMDTLGSGIRAAAPNLHATASTALAGVAVAANLAVAPPAPSSPPTLAPIPAHATAPDRATTRQAGNTITIQHLTVQLPDVQDADGFMTALQELVAQHDGSGEPEGDA; this is encoded by the coding sequence ATGGAAATTTTCAGCGTCATGGCATCCATGTCACTCATCGACATGATCACGGCACCGCTTAGAAGCATCGGTGCGCAGATGAATGTCACCAACAAGGCAGCGGCATCGCTTAGTAGCGGTGCTCTTGCGTTGGCGAAGTCGCTGTTGCCCATTGCGCTTGCCGCCGGGATTTTGCTTGCGGCCCTTGCGCCGTGTGTCTCCACGGCTGCCGACTTTGAGGCGGCCATGGCGAACGTGGGCGCGGTGTCCCGTGCCACACCAGTTGAGATGCGTGAGCTTTCCGGCGCGGCCCGAGAGCTGGGAGCGACCACCGCCTGGTCAGCCATGCAGGTGGCCGAGGGGCAGAAGTACCTCGCCATGGCCGGTTTCTCTGTCCGTGAAAATATAGCCGCGCTGCCTGCCGTGTTGAACATGGCAAGCGCAGGGACCACCGAGCTGGGCCGCGCCGCCGACATTTCTTCCGATATCCTTTCCGCCTTCAATATGGAGGCAGCACAAATGCCACGTGTCGCGGACACGTTGACCGCCGCATTCACGACCTCGAATACCTCGCTTGAATTACTCGGCGAAACCATGAAATACGTGGCTCCTGTCGCAGAAAAGGCCGGGGTGTCCCTTGAAGGGACCGCCGCCATGGCCGGGTTACTCGGTAACGTGGGCATCAAGGGATCACAGGCCGGTACCGCGCTCCGGGCCATGCTCAACGGGCTGGCCGCGCCGTCTTCCGAGGCAGCGAAATCCATTGCCGCGCTCGGCATTACCACCACGGATGCCATGGGCAACCTGCGCAATCCCATCACCATTCTCGGCGATATGGCAAAGGCCACCGAATCCATGGGCAGCGCACAGAAAATGGCCTTCACAAAAACCGTTTTCGGCACCGAGGCCATGAGCGCGGTGCTGGCCCTGTTCGATCAAGCCGGAGCGGGTGGCATCACCGAATATGCCAAGCAACTTTCTGCCGCCGGAACCGCTGCCGAAGTCGCCGCCCGTCAAAACGACAATCTGGCCGGTGACCAAAAGGCCCTCGGCAGTGCTTTCGAGTCACTACAAATCACCATTGGTTCGCTTTTCCTGCCAGCCATGCGCGGATTGGCACACGCCACCACATGGGTGGTCCGTGGCCTTGACGTGCTGGCCGGAAGTCCTGTGGGCAAGTTCCTGCTGACAACCGCCGCCGTCCTCGGTGTGACGGTCATTGCAGTGACCCTTATGTCGGGAGCAGTGTGGGCCGGAACCGCTGCATGGGCGGCCTTCAATCTCGTGATTCTCGCCAATCCCATCGGCATCATCGTCCTTGCGATCGTCGGACTCGTGACCGCGCTCATCGCCCTGTACAACCACTGCGACACGGCCCGTGAACTCATGGACAACTTTGCCACCGGTGTTTCAATGGCGTGGAAAAACATCAAGGGCATAGCCTCGGCGATCGGGGACTTCTTCTCCATCCTTTCCGGCGTGGGCGTCATGGGTGTATTCGCTTATTATTTCACTGATATTTACAACGCTGCCGGTGATCTTTGGGACCGACTGACATCCCTGTTCGATTTCGACCTGACCGAATCCGGGCGCAAACTTTTCATGACGCTGGCCAACGGTATCAAATCCGTCATCACCGCGCCGTATGATCTGGTCAAGGCGGGATTGTCCAAGGTCCGACAGCTCCTTCCGTTTTCCGATGCACACGAAGGGCCGCTTTCCGCGCTGACTCTTTCCGGCACCAGGATCATGGACACCCTCGGCTCCGGCATCCGTGCCGCTGCCCCGAATCTGCACGCCACCGCATCCACAGCCTTGGCAGGCGTGGCCGTGGCCGCGAATCTTGCGGTCGCGCCGCCTGCCCCTTCCTCCCCTCCGACTCTGGCCCCGATTCCGGCGCACGCCACCGCGCCGGATCGGGCCACGACCCGGCAGGCTGGCAACACCATCACCATCCAGCACCTCACTGTGCAACTGCCTGACGTGCAGGAC